From the genome of Tripterygium wilfordii isolate XIE 37 chromosome 6, ASM1340144v1, whole genome shotgun sequence:
CTGGCATGAATGCTCCAACTTTATAAAATCCGGAAGCATGGGCCCTAGGTTTGGAAGAGGCTGAGTCAGATAACTCTGCGTTACCTTCCTCTTGTCGAGAATCTTCCACTGAGAGCCAGTCAAATGCTTCTTGAGcttgagaaaatgaagaatacttGCTTCCTGCAAAAGGAGTATATTTGACTCAATATTTTACTTGAAAACAGCCTTTCCGTTAACAAAATTCACAAGCACTTTTTAGATCATTTCTGCTTTCTAGAAGAAGATTAATAGACATGCATATGGAATCccataacaaaacattgtactgAATTCCAAATATCTCAATTATAAAGAAGCGATCATAAATAGTCTGGTTCCACAAACTATTTGAATTACCTTTGGATACTAGTTTATTGACAACATAATGTAGTCTccaatatttcattttttttggaaaattgatTTTCCAGAGGGATGAAAGATTAGTACTTAGTAGTATGTCGAGTCAGCAATATAGCATCAATGCTTTCTAATGAAGCTTTTGTTGTCCACGGCctagctgaattttatcaagccAGTAGTCTTTTTGCCCTGTGAGCAGTCCTAAGATTCTTGGACAAGTTTCTCATTGTGACTAGGGTTCTGACATGTTCATACTATTTGTGGTTCAGTAATTGTAACTTCACGAGTAGCAGAAATATCTTTGAACCTAGAAGTTATCACAGAGCTTACGGATTGCATGCAAAACCAGAAAAGTTCATCTCATAGGGGAAAAAGAAGTGTCCTACCACTGGCAGTGTTTGTATCCTCAGAGTAACTTTGACCTGGGCTCTGGAGCAGACAGTCAAGTTCTTGTCCATCCTCACTGCTATTGGCACAGTTGTTGTGGTCTTCGCTCTCCTCCAACTGCTGAAACAGCcaaagagaaaattaaaagtGTGCTGAGTTTAATGTCAACAAACAATTATTACACAAGACTCGGGATACAAATATAACTATTCTTGGAAGTTGGAAGACAAGGCAGAAAACTGGAATTCTTTTCGAGCTCATCGGAATTATATCTCATCCACTACATGTAGGTGACTGGAATCTCATCCTCTTAATTTAATTCAATAATAAAAGAGGCATTCAGAATTGAAAACACACCAGAGTTCTTCACTCCAGCATAATGGGCGGAAGCCCTGATTTTGCAAAACTCAGCAAATAAAGCCTTGCGTTTACACTGGCCAATTACAAATTTAAAAACCCAAACTGTGCAAAAGTGACCAGATGTACTGGTGAAAGGCTTCTGCCACAGTTATACTGAACCCATGAGATTCCTAGTATGCAATCTCAAGACCGAAACCGTTCAGCTTAACTTGGTTTCTTCTTGACCAACAACCAGCTTCACTTCATTAGCTAGCTGTAAAGGCACTTATTCCAGCAACACCCATAAATGGAGGATTTTGATTGACAGTTACTGTTGTACTTAAACCCTTAGCCTGGCACTTAAGAGTTTAGAATCTGAGGAGACACCAGAATTTTCTTTGCCATTGTATCACAGAGAAAAAGCAGTAGTTTGCAACTTATTACAGAATAGTACGAGAATAGGAGACAAACCTGCCATTTCGGATTCACACTAAGCTTCAAGTCATCAATTGTATAACAACCCGAGTCATCTCGAATTCCTGGTTTATCTTTTTCAAAACTGAGTTGAAGCAACCTGTTTTGCTCTTCTCGTGTGGTGCGCACTACATTAAGCATGGGCACTGGATTTCGTAAAGCAGAACCAGAAGACTCCTCAACCCTGTACGATAATTCCCTGAGCTTCTGTTCCAGAAGGACACTTAAAACATCGCCGCCAATTATATTTAGGCCAGAAGAGGAAAATATCGAATCTTGGAAGGGAGACTGATCATCATTACTGAGAGGACCAAGACCACACCTGTTGGTGTTTCCTGACACTGAACTGGAAGACTGGGGATCAGGCCTGGATTTTGATAAGGGAGATGTGAACGTAAATGAAACAACATCCATCCCTTGTTTCATATTGTCTGCACCCTCATTCAAGCACCCATCAATTGCAACATTACATTTTACATACCTTTCATCTTTGGTGATCAAAACATTATTAGAAACACTGTTATCAATATGATCATCTGCATTTACAGGACATTTCTTCCGAGTTGCATTCTTTGGTTTAGATGATGAAAGCTCTTTTGTGGAATCAGTTACCGCACAGTTCATCTCTCTCAACCTATTTTCAGGATCTAAAACCACCTTATTTACCATCCTATTTGAATTGTCCATGGAATGAGTTCTTTTGCCTCGCTGATTGGAGACTGAAGACTTTGATCTTGAACTATCTCTATTTGATACACGATTCTGCTTCTGATTATTATGTCGGAGCACACTTATAGTCCTACTTTCAGAAGTATTATTGTGGAGAGTCCTTTGCCTACCTGACTGGCTCCATAATGGTTGCTTTGGTCTGTCCCCATTCCCTTCTTTCTGGTTCATAGGCTTCATATTACTACTCCAATTTGATCCATCCCTTTTCTGTATATTGACCTTTGCCTGGACTGCAAGGGAAACAGATTTCACCTTATTCATCACGTTGTCAGAAGTACAATGTTCTGAAACCTTACGTGCAGTGGAGATTCTAGGTTCTCCATGGGATTTACCTCTACCCTGCCCATTCATACACTTCACACCATTTGGCTCATTCGATCTTTCACGCTTACATGCTGTATGTGCAGCTTCCATCTTCTGCTTCAAAACTCGAATTCTAAGGGGAACTGAAGAAGGTCCAATTGATGACAATTTTTCCTTGCCAGCTGCCCTGGGACTTGACTCAATCATCTTTGCTGCTGCCTGCACTATGTAAGCCTCGTTCTTTGTGGAAATGAACCCAGGACTCCTGATGGGAGACAAGAGTTTATGGTGGGTTATTGGGATGGATTTAGCTGACTTTGAGGGTAGCATTTCAGTCCGGAACCTCTCAGTTGGCCGTTTCAGTGACTTGTGTGGCCTTGATTCTTGATGATTCCACTGAAATATTTCCAGCTTATTATTTGGAATGTTGAAATAGTCTGTGGAATGATATTCTCTTCGCAAACCAGATGAACTCTTGTCATATTGAGATGATCTAAGCATGTGAGAGTCAAAAACTGGTGTAgcgcatggctcacaagcatttGAATTTGGCATTGAATCCAAACCCATAAGTCTAGCAACTATCCCAGGGCCTCTTGTTCCATGTCCCTCATCACTAGTGACTGATGAAGCACAACTAAAATCACTACTTCCTTTGTTACTTGAACTTGCTCGATTGTCATCTGCCCCAATCTGGAAAGACAGCAATATTGGCAGCAGTTACAAACTATTAGTTTCACCTTAAATCAAGCATGCATAAGATAATAGTATGTAATGGACAGATCAGATCTCACTGTATTAGACTGCAATTTCACCATATTTCCAGGTATTCCAGTCCCTTGCTTTGTTCCTTCTGGAATAGATAGGCCGAAGAAATTCAAATTAACCAAACGAGACATAGAAGTAGTTGAATGAAGACAACAACAATCATGAGACCAGACACTCTAGGAACACAACACAGGAGTGAGATATGCTATTCATATATATCATAAAAGTAAAGTACCAGGCAATGCAGGATTATTAGAGAAAAGCTTCTTCCGCGACTTTCCATTCCAATCAAACAAGTGGAGCAAGCCCCCCTTTTGGCGTTTCTTTTCTACCTCCATTTATATCCTCTGCAAACAACAAGTATATCAACATTCACAATGCAAAAAGCTATAAACAAAGAATAATGAATCAAAACCCACTAGCTAATCCACATTAGTTTCTCAACACTAGATGAAATACAAATACAGGAAAATTCAACCATTTGATTGTGATAAAAGTGTTAGCCGCAAGAGGAGACTTTTACACAAACTCAAAACCTAGCGTGACCTACCATGCCTTCAACTGGAAGACGCTAACAAAACCTCATATACAGATGATAAATCAACATGTAAATCAGATCATCCTATCCACAAAATTCAAGATTACACGGCACACTGGAGgaataaaagtaaataaataatgGCATTCAAATGGGTATCTTAAAAAATGCATCTTTAAAAGGGGgaggaaaaaacaaagaaaaagaaaaagaaaaaccaatctACATCACTACTCACCTGGAAATCTTTACAATCTGCaattccttttcctttccacGGACAGCAAATCACCCATTTCCCATAATAGAGATGAGCAAAGACGACTCAGCCCAAACGGATATTTATTCAAGATGTGCAAACGGCACACACTCTGAACCATATCAGTCAATCCCACCATTTACTCTTTATCCATAGAACCCAATCGCAAAACTTCAAGCAACTTCCTTTCTTCTGTACTCCTGATTTGATTTCAGGGGGCGTATTCTCTCAACTTGTAAAAGAAATGGAGGACAAGAAGTAACTACTCAGAGCAAAAATGTTAGGGTTTATGAACTGAAACTTGGACAAAAAAGTACACCCCACAAGAAGCTAAAACTGACGACATTTGCGGTTACAagattgagaaaagatattggtAATACTACAGTTGAAAAGAGCAGTGAAGAAATAGAGAGGTTAAAAGAGTAATAACAGTAGTAATGGTGTTTGTATGCCAGGGAGGGGCACTGGGGAGAGATGTTTGGGTTTTGTGGACGGAGAGCTTTGATTAAAGAACAGATCTTGGCGAAGCGCAAGAGAGTCAAAAGAGACAGCAAACGCCCTCAGGCTCTCTTCATCTGTGAAAATTTAATAATGGTGGGGTCCACTTCTCTCACGTACCATATCCTCTCTTCTTGACACGTGGATTCAGCAGTAATTCTATGGCCCACCATCTAgtaatttaccaaaaaaaaaggg
Proteins encoded in this window:
- the LOC120001047 gene encoding uncharacterized protein LOC120001047 isoform X2, whose amino-acid sequence is MEVEKKRQKGGLLHLFDWNGKSRKKLFSNNPALPEGTKQGTGIPGNMVKLQSNTIGADDNRASSSNKGSSDFSCASSVTSDEGHGTRGPGIVARLMGLDSMPNSNACEPCATPVFDSHMLRSSQYDKSSSGLRREYHSTDYFNIPNNKLEIFQWNHQESRPHKSLKRPTERFRTEMLPSKSAKSIPITHHKLLSPIRSPGFISTKNEAYIVQAAAKMIESSPRAAGKEKLSSIGPSSVPLRIRVLKQKMEAAHTACKRERSNEPNGVKCMNGQGRGKSHGEPRISTARKVSEHCTSDNVMNKVKSVSLAVQAKVNIQKRDGSNWSSNMKPMNQKEGNGDRPKQPLWSQSGRQRTLHNNTSESRTISVLRHNNQKQNRVSNRDSSRSKSSVSNQRGKRTHSMDNSNRMVNKVVLDPENRLREMNCAVTDSTKELSSSKPKNATRKKCPVNADDHIDNSVSNNVLITKDERYVKCNVAIDGCLNEGADNMKQGMDVVSFTFTSPLSKSRPDPQSSSSVSGNTNRCGLGPLSNDDQSPFQDSIFSSSGLNIIGGDVLSVLLEQKLRELSYRVEESSGSALRNPVPMLNVVRTTREEQNRLLQLSFEKDKPGIRDDSGCYTIDDLKLSVNPKWQLEESEDHNNCANSSEDGQELDCLLQSPGQSYSEDTNTASGSKYSSFSQAQEAFDWLSVEDSRQEEGNAELSDSASSKPRAHASGFYKVGAFMPVVFKEANEWELDYVRYVLGSTELSLKDFALGKNPKVIDPDHFNQLENQEIEPDENEEEQSKLCRKLLFDCVSECLDLRCSKVNVGSCKAWIKLSTSFQKKKWLIEEVCKEISSWKSMEDLMIEELVDQDMSSYYGRWLDFDIEAFEEGVEIEKGIFTSLLDEVFGELLHF
- the LOC120001047 gene encoding uncharacterized protein LOC120001047 isoform X1, with the translated sequence MEVEKKRQKGGLLHLFDWNGKSRKKLFSNNPALPEGTKQGTGIPGNMVKLQSNTIGADDNRASSSNKGSSDFSCASSVTSDEGHGTRGPGIVARLMGLDSMPNSNACEPCATPVFDSHMLRSSQYDKSSSGLRREYHSTDYFNIPNNKLEIFQWNHQESRPHKSLKRPTERFRTEMLPSKSAKSIPITHHKLLSPIRSPGFISTKNEAYIVQAAAKMIESSPRAAGKEKLSSIGPSSVPLRIRVLKQKMEAAHTACKRERSNEPNGVKCMNGQGRGKSHGEPRISTARKVSEHCTSDNVMNKVKSVSLAVQAKVNIQKRDGSNWSSNMKPMNQKEGNGDRPKQPLWSQSGRQRTLHNNTSESRTISVLRHNNQKQNRVSNRDSSRSKSSVSNQRGKRTHSMDNSNRMVNKVVLDPENRLREMNCAVTDSTKELSSSKPKNATRKKCPVNADDHIDNSVSNNVLITKDERYVKCNVAIDGCLNEGADNMKQGMDVVSFTFTSPLSKSRPDPQSSSSVSGNTNRCGLGPLSNDDQSPFQDSIFSSSGLNIIGGDVLSVLLEQKLRELSYRVEESSGSALRNPVPMLNVVRTTREEQNRLLQLSFEKDKPGIRDDSGCYTIDDLKLSVNPKWQQLEESEDHNNCANSSEDGQELDCLLQSPGQSYSEDTNTASGSKYSSFSQAQEAFDWLSVEDSRQEEGNAELSDSASSKPRAHASGFYKVGAFMPVVFKEANEWELDYVRYVLGSTELSLKDFALGKNPKVIDPDHFNQLENQEIEPDENEEEQSKLCRKLLFDCVSECLDLRCSKVNVGSCKAWIKLSTSFQKKKWLIEEVCKEISSWKSMEDLMIEELVDQDMSSYYGRWLDFDIEAFEEGVEIEKGIFTSLLDEVFGELLHF